ACCTGCGCGCTTACAAGCAGAAACTCGGCGTTGTCCCACAAGATCTTGCACTCTACGAAGAACTTTCTGCCCAACAAAATGCTCGTTTTTTTACCTCGCTTTATGGTTTGCGTGGTCCAAATCTCGATGAAGCCGTGGAAAAAGCTCTGGAGTTTGCGGGTCTAACCGACCGGCGAAAGGACAAGGTCAAAACTTTTTCAGGGGGCATGAAGCGCCGACTCAACATTGCCTGTGCCATTGCACATCACCCAGAACTGGTCATTATGGATGAACCAACCGTGGGTATTGACCCGCAGTCGCGCAACCATATTCTTGATTCCATTAAAAAGCTGCAGGCAGACGGCATCACCATTCTTTATACCACGCATTACATGGAAGAAGTTGAAGCCATTTCGTCCCGCATCATCATCATTGACCACGGTAAGATCATTGCTGAGGGAACAAAAGAAAAACTTAAAGAAAACATTCAGAGCGAAAAGTGCTATCACATCGAGCTGGAAGAAGGCTCTCCTATCCCTGCTGAAGAATTTTATGATGTCGAAGGCGTCAAAGAAGCAAAATCAGACGGCAACAAGATTGATATTGTCTCCCTGCGCGGCGTGGAAAACCTTGACCGCATCATTTCACTGATTTCGGACGCCGGCGCCCACATCCGCAATATTGCAGGCGAAGAAGCCAGCCTTGAAACCGTATTTCTCAAGCTGACCGGCCGAAAGTTACGGGATTAAGGGGGAAATAAAATGTACCGCTTTTTTCAAATTTTTAAAATGGATCTATCCAACAACTTTAAGAATCCGGTTCTGATCAACTTTAACCTGGTTTTTGCGATTGTGATGATCCTGATTATGGGTTTCCTTACAAGTGGAAACTACGCGAATGCCATGGACGCCTACAACTATTATGCGGTATCCTTTTTGATCTTCGGCATGATGGAAGGCGCCATGACGGCCACAAACTGTTTTATGGAGCGTGACATCAAAAAGCCAAATCTGCGGATTCTCTCTTCGCCGTGCGGAAAATTTCCAATCTACTTTTCGAAGATGCTCGCTTCGTTCGTATTTGATTACATTCTTCATCTGCTGGTTGCAGTCATTCTGCTGATTGCTGGAATCAATCTTGGCGGTCAAAATATCGGCTGGATCTTTTTGATGATGATCCCCGTTGAATTTAGTTCTGCAGCACTCGGCGTGTTGTTCTGCTGTATCTTTCACTGTGAAGAAACAGCAAGCACCATTTTAAGTCTATTTGTCTCAGTCATTGCTTTTTTAGGAGGAGCATTTTTCTCACTCGATGGTCTTGGTTCCACGCTTGCGACCATCTCGCGTATTTCTCCTGTAAAGCTGCTGATTGATGTCTTTTTCGCTGTCATTTATGACAATAACTTGTCCGGTGTACTGCCGGTTCTTTTCATTAGCACAGCATTCAGTGCTCTGTGTATTTTTGGATGCCAAAAAACTTTTCGAGCGGAGGATTATCTATGAATAACGTACTTCGGAATAATTTTAGCCGTATCTTTCGCCGTCTGCCCTCTGTTATCATCATGCTTGCAATCACACTTCTTTCCATTTTTCTCGCTGTCTATATGACTGGCGCTGAACAAATCAGAGGCCATATTGCACTGGTAACAGACAACAGTGCGGTAAAAATCAATTCAAACGATCTCAGCGTAGAAATTATGGAACAAAAGCCCCCTATGTCACAACTTATTTCCCAAAAATATGATGCCATCGTCACCGATCAAGGGAATGGCCAATTTGATATTGAAACTCTTCGCGGCAGTGATTTTAAAGACATGCTGCAGCTTCTTTTGCAGAATCCGCAGGCAAAAATTCCGGCACAAAAAAGCGACCGGAGTGTCGGAGTAAATATTATCGGATTCCTCATGGTTTTTCTCGGCACAAGTGTATTTTTCTACTTTTTCCCGTTTGCGGACGATAAAGAGCAAAATCAGCTTCTGCGCATTGCGGCGTCTCCGCTGTCGTTCCGGCGATATCTCGCTGCACATTTCCTTTTTTGTCTGTTTTCATTTGTGCCGTCATTCGGCATGCTCGCCGTCATGAAAGCAGTGGGGTGGGATATCGGTTTCTCCCTGCCTCAATACGCTGGATTACTGCTTCTTCTTGCTATGTTGGGCAGCACATTTGCATTGTTTCTCAACACATTTATCAAAAAGCCTGACAATGCAAACATGTTTGGCAATTCTATCTTGATCGTTACCTCAACGCTTGCCGGTGCCTTTTACTCCTTCAGCAAAAGCAACGCATTTCTTGACAATTTGATTCACATCCTCCCGCAAAAGCAGTTTCTCGAATTCGCGATCAAC
This genomic window from Caproicibacterium sp. BJN0003 contains:
- a CDS encoding ABC transporter ATP-binding protein, which translates into the protein MEKLLEINSLSKSFKGNRVLDNISFSIEKGEVLCLLGPNGAGKSTTINILLGLLGRDSGTITYDGKIINRSHLRAYKQKLGVVPQDLALYEELSAQQNARFFTSLYGLRGPNLDEAVEKALEFAGLTDRRKDKVKTFSGGMKRRLNIACAIAHHPELVIMDEPTVGIDPQSRNHILDSIKKLQADGITILYTTHYMEEVEAISSRIIIIDHGKIIAEGTKEKLKENIQSEKCYHIELEEGSPIPAEEFYDVEGVKEAKSDGNKIDIVSLRGVENLDRIISLISDAGAHIRNIAGEEASLETVFLKLTGRKLRD
- a CDS encoding ABC transporter permease, producing the protein MYRFFQIFKMDLSNNFKNPVLINFNLVFAIVMILIMGFLTSGNYANAMDAYNYYAVSFLIFGMMEGAMTATNCFMERDIKKPNLRILSSPCGKFPIYFSKMLASFVFDYILHLLVAVILLIAGINLGGQNIGWIFLMMIPVEFSSAALGVLFCCIFHCEETASTILSLFVSVIAFLGGAFFSLDGLGSTLATISRISPVKLLIDVFFAVIYDNNLSGVLPVLFISTAFSALCIFGCQKTFRAEDYL
- a CDS encoding ABC transporter permease, whose amino-acid sequence is MNNVLRNNFSRIFRRLPSVIIMLAITLLSIFLAVYMTGAEQIRGHIALVTDNSAVKINSNDLSVEIMEQKPPMSQLISQKYDAIVTDQGNGQFDIETLRGSDFKDMLQLLLQNPQAKIPAQKSDRSVGVNIIGFLMVFLGTSVFFYFFPFADDKEQNQLLRIAASPLSFRRYLAAHFLFCLFSFVPSFGMLAVMKAVGWDIGFSLPQYAGLLLLLAMLGSTFALFLNTFIKKPDNANMFGNSILIVTSTLAGAFYSFSKSNAFLDNLIHILPQKQFLEFAINLQNGEEWQHLFPLIYIILFSAVMFGLAYRKLKHDYVERV